A genomic region of Mitsuaria sp. 7 contains the following coding sequences:
- a CDS encoding LysR family transcriptional regulator, with translation MRLRHIEVFHAIMQAGTISGAAQLLHISQPAVTKVLQHCELQLGMPLFDRVRGKLYPTPEAQRLFVEIDKLNRDLVAIRRLAANLRSGESESLRLMATPTLGASVIPAAMTHWAQAFPRSRCQLSTNHTREIVSALLLGEADLALSLQDPRHPGIKAEVLASGTMMALCPMHSPEAQGTGPLPLEEIQSELIAMAEDDPLGHMLHNASEAEGRHLDSRITVQTYQLARALVEAGVGMTAVDPFTAASADRTRVKVRPLAPAMSIQLYLLTSASAPLAQAARRLVTYLRDAARANLESLE, from the coding sequence ATGAGGCTCCGCCATATAGAAGTCTTCCACGCGATCATGCAGGCCGGCACGATCAGCGGCGCGGCGCAGCTGCTCCACATCTCGCAACCCGCCGTGACCAAGGTGCTGCAGCACTGCGAGCTGCAGCTCGGCATGCCGCTGTTCGACCGCGTCCGCGGCAAGCTCTATCCCACGCCGGAAGCGCAGCGGCTCTTCGTCGAGATCGACAAGCTCAACCGCGACCTGGTCGCGATCCGGCGCCTGGCCGCCAACCTGCGCAGCGGCGAATCCGAATCGCTGCGCCTGATGGCCACGCCGACGCTGGGCGCCTCGGTGATCCCCGCCGCGATGACGCACTGGGCGCAAGCCTTCCCGCGCAGCCGCTGCCAGCTCAGCACGAATCACACCCGCGAGATCGTCTCGGCGTTGCTGCTCGGCGAGGCCGACCTCGCCCTCAGCCTGCAGGACCCGCGCCACCCCGGCATCAAGGCCGAGGTGCTGGCCAGCGGCACGATGATGGCGCTGTGCCCGATGCACAGCCCCGAGGCCCAAGGCACCGGTCCGCTGCCGCTGGAGGAGATCCAGTCCGAGCTGATCGCGATGGCCGAGGACGACCCGCTCGGCCACATGCTGCACAACGCCAGCGAGGCCGAAGGCCGTCACCTCGACAGCCGCATCACCGTGCAGACCTACCAGCTCGCCCGCGCGCTGGTGGAGGCCGGCGTCGGCATGACCGCGGTCGATCCCTTCACCGCCGCGTCGGCCGACCGCACCCGCGTGAAGGTCCGCCCGCTCGCGCCGGCCATGAGCATCCAGCTGTACCTGCTGACCTCCGCCAGCGCACCGCTGGCGCAGGCCGCGCGCCGGCTGGTCACCTACCTGCGCGACGCCGCCCGCGCCAACCTCGAGAGCCTGGAGTGA
- a CDS encoding M15 family metallopeptidase encodes MTPDASAANAPPPPIPCEEIAAHAEFRALLTIPGIAVDLRYATPDNFVGRNVYGGLDCAYLRRESADAVAEAAAFLGRHCPGVTLVVLDALRPQRVQEALWAELEGTPLTKYLAHPARRSIHSFGMAVDVTLLDAEGRELDMGTGFDEMTPASHPEFEAEQLAAGGLTADQLRHRGWLRAAMRHAGFQTISTEWWHFDFGDRERVRRELPLVI; translated from the coding sequence ATGACTCCGGACGCCTCTGCCGCCAACGCCCCTCCGCCGCCCATCCCCTGCGAGGAGATCGCCGCGCACGCGGAGTTCCGCGCGCTGCTGACGATCCCCGGCATCGCGGTGGACCTGCGTTATGCGACCCCCGACAACTTCGTCGGCCGCAACGTCTACGGCGGACTGGACTGCGCCTACCTGCGCCGCGAGTCGGCGGACGCCGTGGCGGAGGCGGCCGCCTTCCTCGGCCGCCACTGCCCCGGCGTGACGCTGGTGGTGCTGGACGCGCTGCGGCCGCAACGCGTGCAGGAGGCGCTGTGGGCCGAGCTCGAAGGCACGCCGCTGACGAAGTACCTCGCGCATCCGGCGCGGCGTTCCATCCATTCCTTCGGCATGGCGGTCGACGTCACGCTGCTCGACGCCGAGGGCCGCGAGCTCGACATGGGCACCGGCTTCGACGAGATGACGCCCGCCTCGCACCCCGAGTTCGAAGCCGAGCAGCTCGCCGCCGGCGGCCTGACCGCCGACCAGCTCCGTCACCGCGGCTGGCTGCGGGCGGCGATGCGCCACGCCGGCTTCCAGACCATCAGCACCGAGTGGTGGCACTTCGACTTCGGCGACCGGGAACGCGTCCGCCGCGAGCTGCCGCTGGTGATCTGA